Genomic segment of Oceanimonas sp. GK1:
TCAGAACGACAGACGACTCAGCTGACGCAGGATCTGCTCGGCGGCTTCCTGCTCCATCTGTTCCCGCAGCTGCTGCTGCTCCCGGCTGGAGGCCAAGGCCTGGGCCGACTTGTCGAGAAAGCTGCGGTTAAAGGCCACATTGAACACCTGACGCGGCTCGTCGGGCATGTCGAGGGTAAAGCGGGTGCCAAAGCGCATGGCGTATTCCAGGGTATCGCCCCGGGGATTGATCGAGGCGGTGGTATTGGCCTGGCCCAGCGGGGCTATGGTCAGCACCGGGGTGTCGCCGTCGTTGTCCACCAGCACCACACCGGCGCGCAGCAGGCGGGCCGACACCAGCCGGTAGAACTGGGTCTTGTCGTCACCACTGAGCACCAGCCGCTGCAACTCGGGGGGCAGGTTGTCGCCGCTTCTGAGCTGAAAGCCGCAACCGGCCAGCACCAGGGTGAGCGACAGCAGCATAATGGCCTTGATTCGAGTGAGCATCACAACTCCTTGATTCTGCCGTGAGGAGTGAAGGGTGAGGAGTGAGGCGTTTGCTCCTCTCTCCTTTCACCTCACTCCTCACCGTCTGGTCAGTTGGCCACGATATTCAGCAGTTTGCCGGGTACGTAGATGACCTTGCGAATGGTCTTGCCATCCAGGTGGCGGGCCACGTTGTCATCGGCCTTGCCGGCGCTTTCAACCGCGTCCTGGCTGGCATCGGCGGGCACGGTGACTTTGCCCCGCACCTTGCCGTTGACCTGCACTACCACCAGCTTTTCGTCTTCCACCAGGGCCTCGGCATCCACCACCGGCCAGGCGGCGTGATCGATGTCGGTGTGGCCCAGGGCACGCCACAGCTCAAAGCAGGCATGGGGCACGATGGGATGCAGCATCACCACCACGGCCTCCAGCGCTTCCTGCAACAGGGCGCGGTTCTGCTCGTCGCTCATGTCCACCTTGGCCAGGTGGTTCATCAGCTCCATGATGGCGGCGATGGCGGTGTTGAAGGTCTGGCGGCGGCCCACGTCGTCGCTCACCTTGGCAATGGTCTTGTGCAGCTCCCGGCGCAGGGTCTTCTGCTCACTGCTCAGCCCGCTCAGGTTCAGGGCCGGAGCGGCGCCGTGGGACTGGTGCTCGAACACCAGCTTCCACAGCCGCTTGAGGAAGCGCTGGGCGCCTTCCACTCCGGAGTCGGACCACTCCAGGGTCATGTCGGCGGGAGAGGCGAACATCATGAACAGCCGCACGGTGTCGGCACCGTACTTGTCGACCATGACCTGGGGGTCGATGCCGTTGTTCTTGGACTTGGACATTTTGGTCATGCCGGTGTGCACCAGCTCGCGGCCGTCCTTGTCGGTGGCCTTGCTGATGCGGCCCTTTTCGTCCCGCTCCACTGTCACGTCCAGCGGGCTGACCCAGGTGCGGCCGCCCTTGTCGTCAATATGGTAGAAGGCGTCGGCCAGCACCATGCCCTGGCACAGCAGGCGCTTGAACGGCTCGTCGGACTCCACCAGGCCGGTGTCGCGCAGCAGCTTGTGGAAGAAACGGGCGTAGAGCAGGTGCATGCAGGCGTGCTCGATGCCGCCGATATACTGATCCACCGGCAGCCAGTAGTTGGCCTTTTCCACGTCCAGCATGCCCTGATCGTAGTCGGGGCTGCAGTAGCGGGCGTAGTACCAGGACGACTCCATAAAGGTGTCAAAGGTGTCGGTTTCCCGCAGCGCCGGCTGGCCGTGATAGGTGGTTTTGGCCCACTCGGGATCCGCCTTGATCGGGCTCTGAATGCCGTCCATCACCACGTCTTCCGGCAGCACCACCGGCAGGGACTCTTCCGGCGCACCGACGACGGAGCCGTCTTCCAGGTTGAGCATGGGAATGGGCGCACCCCAGTAACGCTGGCGGCTCACGCCCCAGTCGCGCAGGCGGAAGTTGACGGTGCGCCGGCCCAGGCCTTTTTCTTCCAGGGTTCTGGCGATGGCGTCAAAGGCCTGCTCGAAGTTCATGCCGTCGAATTCATTGGAGTGGAACAGCAGGCCTTTTTCGGTGAAGGCCTCCTGGCTTACGTCCAGTTCGCTGCCGTCGGCGGGCTTGATCACCGGCACGATGTCGAGGCCGTATTTGGTAGCGAACTCGTAGTCACGCTGGTCGTGGGCGGGCACCGCCATCACGGCGCCGGAGCCGTAATCCATCAGCACGAAGTTGGCGACCCAAATAGGCACCTGCTTGCCGGTGAGCGGGTGCACCGCCATCAGGCCGGTGGCCATGCCCTTTTTCTCCATGGTGGCCATGTCGGCCTCGGCGACTTTGTTGTGCTTGCAGTCGTCGATAAAGGCGGCAAGTGCAGGGTTGTTTTCGGCGGCCTTGGCGGCCAGCGGATGGCCCGCGGCAATGCCCACATAGGTCACACCAAACAAAGTGTCGGGGCGGGTGGTGTACACCTCAAAGCCGTCGTCGGCGCCGGCCACATCAAAGCGCAGGGTCACGCCCTCGCTGCGGCCAATCCAGTTGCGCTGCATGGTTTTCACCTGCTCGGGCCAGCCTTCCAGCTCGTCGATGTCGCGCAGCAGCTCATCGGCGTAGTCGGTGATTTTGATGAACCACTGGGGAATTTCCTTTTGCTCCACCGGGGTATCACAGCGCCAGCAGCAGCCGTCGTTGACCTGCTCGTTGGCGAGCACGGTTTCGTCGTTGGGGCACCAGTTGACCGAGGAGGTCTTCTTGTAGACCAGGCCCTTTTCATACAGCTTGGTAAAGAACCATTGCTCCCAGCGGTAGTATTCGGGGGTGCAGGTGGCCAGCTCTCTGTCCCAGTCGTAACCAAAACCCAGTCGCTTGAGCTGGTTTTTCATGTAGTCGATGTTTTCGTAGGTCCAGGGCGCCGGCGCGGTTTTGTTGTTGATGGCGGCGTTTTCGGCGGGCAGGCCAAAGGCATCCCAGCCGATGGGTTGCAGCACGTTTTTGCCCTGCAGTCGCTGGTAGCGGGAGATGACGTCGCCTATGGTGTAGTTACGGACGTGCCCCATATGTAGCCGACCTGAAGGGTAGGGGAACATGGACAGGCAATAGAACTTGTCTTTGCCGGGCTGCTCCGTGGCCTTGAAGGTCTGCTGCGTGTCCCAGTGGCGTTGCACCTGGGGCTCGATATTCTGGGGATTGTATTGCTCTTGCATTATGACGTCCGGTTCCGTAAATGAGTGGTAACACCAGCGATAAATCGGCATAGAATACCTTAGGGGGTAGTCAGCAACAATAGCTCACCCCGGGCCTGCCTGAGAGGACAAGACCATGAGCGAACAAGACGACAAACACAGAAAAGGTTACGACGCCTTTGTGGAAGAGTTGCAGCGACAGTGGGAAATGGCAGAGAACACCACCATTCGTGAAGCGGTGGAAAAGACCCAGGCCTACATGGAGGCCGCGGGGGATCTGACCAAGGACGAGCTGGCGCTGATCGCCGAATACGTGAAGCGGGATCTGGCCGCCTTCGGTGATGAAAAGGGCGGTTTTCGCGACAGCCTGTTTTACCGCCGGATCAGTGAAACCGTCTGGGGCTGGCTGGCCGGGGTGACCGACAAGAGCCAGCTGGAATGGCAGGAGCTGGGCGAAGATCTGGCGCACCACGGCGAATACCAGGCCGGTGAAGTGGTGGGCCCGGGCCTGTACGACTGTACCCTCTGTGCCCACCGCCATGAAGTGACTCATCCGGTGGTGCTGACCACCTGCCTGGAATGCGGCCACCACACCTTTATTCGCCATCCGCTCACGCCCTGACCGTGCTGGCATCTTGTGCGGACATATTTTGCTCCACTAGCGAAAGAATCTGTCGTATTTTCATTTGAAACTTCACCACCGCAATGTTAACGTTTGTGCGTTTTTAATACGCACTTTTGTCGGGTTACTCATGGACGATGGCTCGCGTTTGCAAGGCTGCTCTTACTGAACAGTCGGGAATCGGGGAGCCCGTTCCGCAGCATTTCGTATTCGACTCCTTCGCTCTTGTCCTACCTGCCCGCTTTTTTGAATTCACAAAGCGTCAATCGTTGTTGGCTAACATCAGCCTGCGTGCATGCGGCCAGACGGATGCTGGCTCCCGAACATTAAGAGACTGATACATGTTTAAAAAGACCTTGCTTGCCTCCTCACTGGTGCTGGCCATCAGTGGCTGTGCCGTGACCCCGGAAAGGATTTCTTCAGAACACATCAACGGCACCGTACAGGCCGATCTGGCCCGGCTGGCCGACGAGCAGGAGCAGGTGCAGGGCAGCATAGGACTGGAGGAAGCCATTGCCCGGGCGGTGCGCAACAACCGGGACAGAAAACTGAAGGCACTGGAGTCGGCCATGGAGCAGGGGCAGCTGGAACTGGTCCGCCATGAAATGTTGCCCAGCCTGGCGGCATCAGCCGGTTATTCTGCCCGCAGCAATTATGCCGCCTCGGCCAGTGTGCCGTTTGACAATGGCCAGCCGGCGCCATTGGGAGACAACCCTTCCTACTCCATCTCCCAGGACAAGCAGCGTTCCACCTATGATCTGGCCCTGAGCTGGAATGTGCTGGATTTCGGCCTGTCTTATGTGCGTGCCGGACAACATGCGGATCGCTACCTGATTGCCCGGGAGCGGGAACGCAAGGTGGCCCACAATATCGTGCAGGAAGTGCGCGGTGCCTACTGGCGGGCGGTGTCGGCCGAGCGACTGCTGCAGAAAATCGATCCGCTGATCAGCCAGGCCGGCTCCGCCCTTAATGACTCCCGCCGGGTGGAGCTGTTGCAGTTGCGCTCGCCGATGGAAGCCCTCTATTACCAGCGTGAGCTGCTGGATGTATTGCGGGCCCTGCAGACGCTGAAACAGGATCTGGCCAACGCCAAAACCGAGCTGGCCGCCCTGATGGGCCTGAAACCGGGCACTGCATTTGAACTGCAGGATGTCGAGCAGCCGGATTTTGACATACCCGCCCTGACGGTAACGCTGTCGACCATGGAAGAGCTGGCGCTGACACAGCGCCCCGAGCTGATGGAAACCTATTATCAGCAGCGAATTTCCGCCGCCGACACCCGTGCCGCCCTGCTGAAAATGTTGCCGGGAATCAGCCTGACCGCCGGCGCCTACCACGACAGCAGTGATTACCTGCTGAACCAGGACTGGACCAGCCTGGGCGCCCAGGTGAGCTGGAACCTGTTTGATGTCTTCAAGGTGGGCAGTGAACGACGGCTGGCCAACACCCGGGAAGCGATCGCCGAAGAGCAGCGGCTGGCTTCCTCCATGGCGGTATTGACGCAGGTGCACCTGGCCAATATTCGCTATCAGGAGTCACAAAAGTCCTTTGAACTGGCCGATCGTTATCTGCAGGTGGCCAGCCGCATCAGCGAGCAGACCGCCAATGCCGCCCGCATGAAGCGAGGCTCGGAGCTGGAGCTGATCCGCGAGTCGCTCAATACCCTGCTGGCCGAGCTGCGCCGGGATGTGGCTTATGCGGATCTGCAAAACAGCTATGGCCGTATCTTTATGACCATGGGCATGGATTTACTGCCCGAAGACTATGCCCAGGGCAGTGTAAAACAATTGTCTGACACTATTGGTGCCCGTTTTGAGCGTTGGCAGCGAGGCGAGCTGGCGGAGGCCGGTGTCGAGGCGCCGGCCGGGAACACGACACCGGCTTCGGCCAACAACGATGCCAAACACGCCGAGGGGGCCTGAGGTGGGCAAGCTGGTTGGTTGCAAGGGGCTGCTGCTGGCGGCCCTGCTGTTGCCGGCGTGGTCCGGCCATGCCGAGGAATACAAGGCGCGGGCGGTGATCAAGGCGCTGGACAGGGCCGTGCTCTCGGGAGAGCTGGCGGCCCGGGTCAATCAGCTGCCCAAACGCGTGGGGGACAGCTTTCGTGAAGGAGAGCTGTTGATCGGGCTCGATTGCAGCCTGTATGAAGCCCAGGCCGCCAAGGTGGCCGCCGAAAACAAGGCGGCCAGAGTCAAGCTGGACAACGCCCGCCAGCTGAACGAACTGCGCTCCATCGGCAGCCTGGATGTGGCCCTGGCCCAGTCGGAATATGCCCAGACCCAGGCCGAACTGCGCATCGCCCGGCTGAACACCGAACGCTGCAGCATCAAGGCGCCCTATGCCGGCAAGGTGGTGACGGTGCTGGTCAACCGCCATGAAAACATTCGCCAGCAGCAGGAGTTGCTGGAGATAGTGGCCGATCAACGCCTGGAAGCCGAGGTGGTGGTGCCCGCCACCTGGCTGACCTGGTTACAGCCCGAGCTGCCGCTGACCCTGGCGCTTGATGAAACCGGGGCCAGGGTCGAGGCAACCCTGGCCGCCATCAGCCCGGCCATTGATCCGGTTAGCCAGACCCTGCTGCTGCGGGCCCGGCTCGCGCAGCCTTCGGGCATGATGCCGGGCATGAGTGCCACCGCTTATTTCACCCGTGCCGGCGGCCAATAACGCCAGGTTGTTTTTCAAGGATGGGCAGGCCATGAACCTGTCCGTTTTTACCCATCAGGGACCGATGCCATGAACACGCCCAATAATGCCAAGCACTTACTCGGATTTCGTCGTAAACCGCTGATCACCGCCCTTGAGCCCCGCATCCTGCTCGACGGGGCGGCGGTGGCCACCGCCGTGGAGATGGTGACGGATGTCGACCACCAGGATGCGGCCAGCCACAGCACCGCGCCCGAGCAGTCGGTGCACTTTACCGCCCTGGCGCCAACCCAGGTGAGAGGAGCGGATCCGGCCCTGAACCAGGGCCGCAAGGAAGTGGCCTTTGTCGACACCGGGGTGGAAGACTACCAGACGCTGGTGGACGGCATTGGCGCCGGCATCGAGGTGCGGTTGCTCGACGCCGGCCAGGATGGGCTGGCGCAGCTGGCGGTATGGGCGCAACAAAATGAGGGTTACGACGCCATTCACCTGATGAGCCATGGCGATGAAGGTCAGGTGCAACTGGGCAGCCTGACCCTGAATGGCACCGAGGCCGAAAACCGCGCCGGCGAGCTGGGCATACTGGGCCGAGCCCTGAACCAGGATGGGGATCTGCTGCTGTATGGCTGTGACGTGGCCGGCGGCGAGGGCCAGGCCTTTGTGGAGCGGCTTGCTGAGCTCACCGGCGCCGACGTGGCGGCCTCGGATGACCTGACCGGCGCCGCCACCCTCGGCGGCGACTGGGAGCTGGAAGTGAACCGGGGCACCATCGACACGGATGATGACGGCATCTCGGCCGAGGCCATGGCGGCCTTTTCCCATACCCTGGCCGAACCCACGATCAAGAATGACTCAACATGGGTTATGGAGACGAACGGTAATGATGCTGTGGGGCAGTCCTTTACCGTTACCGAGAGTGGGCGGCTGACCAAGATTGGTATTGCCCATTCTCTTAACGGCGTTACGCAGCTACAAAATACTTCAACCTTGACGATTTACAAGGAGGAAGGTCTAGGCGGTGAAATAGTTCATGAACAGACCGGAATTGATCTTAAAAGCGTCGGTACCGTGAATGGCGACAATAGTTACACCCTTTATGAGATCGAGATTAACTACAACGGAGTACTTGAAGCGGGGTCGTATACCTTTGAATTCTCCAATCCCGAATCCTATAGCCTGGTCATAGCTCAAGGAGGTTATGGCGGTGGGCTGCTTTATTATAACGGGACGCCTTTTTCAGATTTTGATCTTGCCTTCAGTGTCACCATCGAAACGGCTCCGGCCAATGCCGCGCCGGCCTTTGAATCGTCCCTGGGCGACGGCAGCGAGACTGTTCAGCTGGACGAAAACAGCGCCAACGGCACCACCGTATTTGACGTTGATGCCAATAACGGCGATGGCGGTGCCACCGACAGCGGCCTGACCTACAGCATTGTGTCCGGCAATACCGACGGTGACCGGGACGGCAACCTGCCCTTTAACATTGACGCCACCACCGGGGTGATCACCGTCAACGACACCGCCGATCTGGACTTTGAAGACGGCACCGCCAGCTACACCCTGACGGTGCGGGCCGATGACGGCGGTGGCAGTAACAATACCGCCGATGCCACCGTTACCATCACCCTGCAGAACAGCGGCACCGGCGATGCCGTCGACTACGAGTCGGTCAGCAACAACGATGATAGCTTCGTCTCGTCCGGCCAGTCTTTTACCCTCACCGGCAACATGGTGGGGCAGAAACTCACCAACTATGGCTCGAGTATTCCCGGTGAAAATGGCAACTCCGATGCCTATATGGACTCTGTTTTTAGCCAGGATCGCACCGGTAATATTGGCGGTATCAGTGCCCCGGACGGCTATACCTTTCGCGCCAATATGTTTGATGTCTGGCCCTCGAGCAACGGCGGCGGTGCCGTCATGGCGGCGGGGCAGTCCATTACCGTCGTGGGCTTGCGTAACGGCCAGCAGGTGGTCTCGGCCACCGTCACCAGTTTTGCCTATGGCCAGGATCCCATCGCTCAGGGCGGTGCCTGGCAGCGCATTGATCTCACCGGCACCGACTTTTTGACCACCGACATCGACACCGTCGAATTTGTCATCGGCGGCTCGATGAATTACCTGGCGGTGGACAACTTTGTTTACGACCACCTGGTGTTGGCCAACGACGCCCCCGTGCTTGGCAACCTGGATGGCGACGCCGTGGCCTGGCCCGGTGCGGGCAATACCGTGAGCCTGGATGCTGGCAGCGATTTGACCGTGACCGACACCGAGCTGGGTGCGCTCAACGGCGGCCTAGGCGACTGGTCCGGCGCCAGCCTGACGGTGCAACGTGCGGGCGGCGGCCTGGTGAACGACGTGCTGGGCTTCGAGACTGCCGGTGCCAGCTTCACTGTCTCCGGCGACGCGCTGCAGTCCGGCGGCCAGACCTTCGCCACCTTTACCAACAGCAATGGCGTGCTCACCGTCAGTTTCACCGGCAGCGGCACCACTGCCACCACGGCCCTGGTGCAGGAGGTGCTGCAAAGCCTCAACTACCGCAATGACACTCCCTATGGCGATGCCACCCTGAGCGTTAGTCTGAGTGACGGCACCAGCGCCACCAGCGCCGAGGTCACCGTCGCCAGCGATACCATCTACGTGGATCAGCTGGCCGACGACGGCGATGGCGACACCGGCGACGGCTTCTCCCTGCGCGAGGCCGTGGCTCAGTCCGCCAGTCAGGACGGTGCTCAGACCCTGGTGTTCGGCTCAAGCCTGGCCGGCCAGACCCTGATCCTGGACTCAAGCCTGGCGCTGAGCGAGAGCCTGACCCTGGATGCCGATGCGGCCCCCGGCCTGATCATCGGCGGCAGCGGCATCACCCTGGTGTCCGGGGTTAGCCTTTCCATCGGCAACGGCGCGGGCGACGGCCTAACGGTCAACAGCGCCATTGCCGGCGCCGGTGCCCTGGTCAAGACCGGGACCGGCACCCTGACCCTGGGCGGCAGCAACGCCTACAGTGGCGGCACGACGGTCGAGGCCGGCACTCTGGCCGGCACCACCACCAGCCTGCAGGGGGACATCACCAACAACGCCACCCTGACATTCGACCAGAGCGCCAACGGTACCTATACCGGCGTTATCGGCGGCAGCGGTGCCCTGGTCAAGGCCGGCGCCGGCACCCTGACCCTCAGCGGGACCAACGGCTACAGCGGCACCACCACGGTCACGGCGGGTCGCCTGGCCATTACCTCGGATGCCAACCTCGGCAGCGGTGCCCTGACCCTGGACGGCGGCACCCTCAGCAACGGCAATGCCACCTTCACCCTCAGTAGGGATATTACCCTGGGGGCCGCGGGGGGCAGCGTCTTCGTCGTCAATGGTGACCTGACCCTGTCCGGCGTCATTTCCGGCAGCGGCTCGCTGACCAAGCTCGGTGGGCGGACCCTGACGCTGTCGGGCACCAATACCTACGGCGGCACCACTAACGTCTCGGCGGGCACCCTGTCGGTGGTGGGCGACGCCAACCTGGGCTCCGGCAGCCTGACGCTGTCGGGCGGCACCCTGGCGGTCACCGCCAACGGCACCATTGACAATGCCATCAATCTGGGCGTCGGCGGCGGCACGTTCTCCGCTGACAACATAATTACCCTGTCGGGGGTGATTTCCGGCACCGGCAGCCTGACCAAGACCGGCGGCTCCTGGCTCAGCCTGTACGGCAACAATAGCTATAGCGGCGACACCCACATCAACAGCGGCGGCGTTGGCGTCTATCACAACAATGCCCTGGGTGCCACATCCGGCCGCACCACGGTCGCCGATGGCGCGGCGCTGTCGCTGGGGAACAACATCACCCTGGCCGAGGACTTGACCCTCGCCGGCGCCCCCGGTTTCACCGGCGGAGGGGCACTCAGCTTGAGCGGCAGTGGTGATGCCACCCTCACCGGCGATATCACGCTGTCGGGGGATGCGGGCATTCGGGTGGCGCAATCCGGATCCCAATTGACCCTGAGCGGCACCATCAGCGGCGACCATGCCCTGACCACAACGGGTAATGGCACCCTGGAACTGAGCGGCGGCAACAGCTACAGCGGCGCCACCACCGTCTCCGCCGGTACTCTGCTGCTCAACGGCAGCCTGAACAACACCAGCGGTGTGACCGTGAATGCGGGCGCCATCCTGGCCGGCGGCGGCGATGGCGCGAGCACCGGCATCATCAACGGTGGCCTGACCGTCAACGGCACCCTGTCACCGGGCGCCGCGGCGGGGGACACCGCCATACTGGTGGTAAACGGCAACCTGGCCTTTGGCGCCACCGGCAGCCTGGTGGCGGATATCAAGGGCACCAGCCTGGGGGATGAGTACGATATTCTTTCCGTCCATGGCGGCGTGACCATCGACTCGGGCGCGACCCTGTCGGTCACCCATGATTACACGCCGGGTAACGGCGACAGTTATCGGCTGATCACCAATGACGGCAGCGACGCCATCAGCGGCACTTTCGCCGGCCTGGCGGAAGGGGGTACCCTCAGCGCCGGCGGCAACAGTACCGTATTGACCGCCTATTACGGCGCCACCGACGGCGGCGCTACCAGTGGCGGCAACGAACTGATGCTGCAGGCGCCGGTGAACGCGCCGCCCGCCTTCGGCAACCTCAACGGCGGCGCCACCTTTGTGGAAGGCGGCAGCGCCGTGGTGATCGACGGCGATGTGACCGTGTCGGATACGGAGCTGGATGCCCTGGCCGGCGGCAATGGTAATTACGACGGTGCCACCGTCACCCTGTCTCGTCAGGGAGGCACCAGTGCCGACGATCAGTTCGGCAACGCCGGCCTGCTGGGCGCGCTGACTCAAGGCCAGAGCTTCACCTACAACGGCGTAACCCTGGGCACGGTCACCACCCTTTCGGACGGCCTGCTCACGCTCACCTTTAACGGCAACGCCACCTCGGCCATGGTCGATGGGGTGCTGCAGTCCCTCACCTATGCCAACGGAGCCGAGGATCCGCCTGTTTCCGTTACCCTGGACTGGACCTTCAGCGACGGCGCCGCCAACAGCGCCGGCAGCAACCAGACCCTGGTCAACATCACGCCGGTTAACGATGCGCCGACCCTGAGCGCCACACCGGCCAACCCCACCTTCACCGAAGGCGGCTCGGCGGTGAACGTCTTCGATACGACCACCTTCAGCACGGTGGAAGCCGGTCAGAACATTACCGAGGTGACGCTGACGCTCACCAACCTGGCGGACGGCGCCCACGAAAAACTGGTTATCGACGATACCCAGGTGACCCTGACCGGCGGCACCAGCGGCACCTCGACCGGCGGCAATGCGGTCGGCTATGCGGTGTCGGTGAGCGGCACCACGGCCACCATTACCCTGACGGGGAATCGAGAGGCCGCCATCTGGTCGCTC
This window contains:
- a CDS encoding TolC family protein; amino-acid sequence: MFKKTLLASSLVLAISGCAVTPERISSEHINGTVQADLARLADEQEQVQGSIGLEEAIARAVRNNRDRKLKALESAMEQGQLELVRHEMLPSLAASAGYSARSNYAASASVPFDNGQPAPLGDNPSYSISQDKQRSTYDLALSWNVLDFGLSYVRAGQHADRYLIARERERKVAHNIVQEVRGAYWRAVSAERLLQKIDPLISQAGSALNDSRRVELLQLRSPMEALYYQRELLDVLRALQTLKQDLANAKTELAALMGLKPGTAFELQDVEQPDFDIPALTVTLSTMEELALTQRPELMETYYQQRISAADTRAALLKMLPGISLTAGAYHDSSDYLLNQDWTSLGAQVSWNLFDVFKVGSERRLANTREAIAEEQRLASSMAVLTQVHLANIRYQESQKSFELADRYLQVASRISEQTANAARMKRGSELELIRESLNTLLAELRRDVAYADLQNSYGRIFMTMGMDLLPEDYAQGSVKQLSDTIGARFERWQRGELAEAGVEAPAGNTTPASANNDAKHAEGA
- the leuS gene encoding leucine--tRNA ligase, which codes for MQEQYNPQNIEPQVQRHWDTQQTFKATEQPGKDKFYCLSMFPYPSGRLHMGHVRNYTIGDVISRYQRLQGKNVLQPIGWDAFGLPAENAAINNKTAPAPWTYENIDYMKNQLKRLGFGYDWDRELATCTPEYYRWEQWFFTKLYEKGLVYKKTSSVNWCPNDETVLANEQVNDGCCWRCDTPVEQKEIPQWFIKITDYADELLRDIDELEGWPEQVKTMQRNWIGRSEGVTLRFDVAGADDGFEVYTTRPDTLFGVTYVGIAAGHPLAAKAAENNPALAAFIDDCKHNKVAEADMATMEKKGMATGLMAVHPLTGKQVPIWVANFVLMDYGSGAVMAVPAHDQRDYEFATKYGLDIVPVIKPADGSELDVSQEAFTEKGLLFHSNEFDGMNFEQAFDAIARTLEEKGLGRRTVNFRLRDWGVSRQRYWGAPIPMLNLEDGSVVGAPEESLPVVLPEDVVMDGIQSPIKADPEWAKTTYHGQPALRETDTFDTFMESSWYYARYCSPDYDQGMLDVEKANYWLPVDQYIGGIEHACMHLLYARFFHKLLRDTGLVESDEPFKRLLCQGMVLADAFYHIDDKGGRTWVSPLDVTVERDEKGRISKATDKDGRELVHTGMTKMSKSKNNGIDPQVMVDKYGADTVRLFMMFASPADMTLEWSDSGVEGAQRFLKRLWKLVFEHQSHGAAPALNLSGLSSEQKTLRRELHKTIAKVSDDVGRRQTFNTAIAAIMELMNHLAKVDMSDEQNRALLQEALEAVVVMLHPIVPHACFELWRALGHTDIDHAAWPVVDAEALVEDEKLVVVQVNGKVRGKVTVPADASQDAVESAGKADDNVARHLDGKTIRKVIYVPGKLLNIVAN
- a CDS encoding zinc ribbon-containing protein yields the protein MSEQDDKHRKGYDAFVEELQRQWEMAENTTIREAVEKTQAYMEAAGDLTKDELALIAEYVKRDLAAFGDEKGGFRDSLFYRRISETVWGWLAGVTDKSQLEWQELGEDLAHHGEYQAGEVVGPGLYDCTLCAHRHEVTHPVVLTTCLECGHHTFIRHPLTP
- the lptE gene encoding LPS assembly lipoprotein LptE, producing MLTRIKAIMLLSLTLVLAGCGFQLRSGDNLPPELQRLVLSGDDKTQFYRLVSARLLRAGVVLVDNDGDTPVLTIAPLGQANTTASINPRGDTLEYAMRFGTRFTLDMPDEPRQVFNVAFNRSFLDKSAQALASSREQQQLREQMEQEAAEQILRQLSRLSF
- a CDS encoding efflux RND transporter periplasmic adaptor subunit; its protein translation is MGKLVGCKGLLLAALLLPAWSGHAEEYKARAVIKALDRAVLSGELAARVNQLPKRVGDSFREGELLIGLDCSLYEAQAAKVAAENKAARVKLDNARQLNELRSIGSLDVALAQSEYAQTQAELRIARLNTERCSIKAPYAGKVVTVLVNRHENIRQQQELLEIVADQRLEAEVVVPATWLTWLQPELPLTLALDETGARVEATLAAISPAIDPVSQTLLLRARLAQPSGMMPGMSATAYFTRAGGQ